The sequence CGGCATGTTCTCGTGTTGCTACCACTGGGACAAGCTCCGCGCCCTCCTCCGGTCTCGGCATCCCGACATGTTCCTGGAGGCCGAGGAGCATACGGCCGTCTCCGTGGCGTCGTCATCGCCGCCGAGAAAGGCGGTTTCTGGTCACAAGGTAAACTAAACAAAACTTCCGGCCAATGCTCGTCGATTTCATAGAGAAGAGTTACATATAGCAAGCTTGAGCTGAGAATCATTTGCAGCTGGAGAGATCGGGGGAAGAGCGCGGTGTGCCCGTTATTATTATGCCTGGAGACAAGGTCCCCAAGTTCTTGGCGATGGCGAGGCCCAGCCCTCGCGGCCCCGAAGCAGCAGCAGAGAAGACCACCGAATGTCGGGATCATCAGGAACCCTCCGTCAGTATCTGTATACATGATGAAAGCACAGTTAGCTGTTAGCATGATTTGATCGAGTGTATATATGTGCAATTTGCTTGCTTGCTAacacatctctctctctctctctctctctctctctctctctctctcgtgtgTTAAACTAGATAGAGTTTGAAAGGACAAAAACAGTCCTAGCTAGCTAGGTAACTGGCTGTTGTTGAATGCTACTGTACCCAGCCTGTAATCCAAAGAGCAAAGGGGGCTAGTGAAGAAGAATGTTCTTTTATTTATGCTCTTTAATTGGAGCATGGATCAGTCCTATGGAAGAAGAAGCTATTTATTGTTAGGTATTTGTTGGTGCCGTGCACGTATGTTGTGTGCACGCATTTTGTCGGGGGACTAaaagcaaagcaaagcaaagGGCACTATCACCAAGTGAATGCtctgaaagaaaagaaaaagaaaaggaatgcaGCATGCATGCACTTGCACTGAGCCACTAAGGATCATCAGGGGACATCGGCCTAACATCGATCGCAAACAATGACTCCCTTCCACTGAATCTGTGTCTCCGATGGCGGCTTGGCAGGGCTTATTTGGGTGGGCGTCCAATCATCATGGATGTAGGACCATAACAATATCTTCAGCACTCGTCTATACCTTTACTTTACGGTTTACTCTAAAATATTCTCTCTTTTATATCATGTTTCTTTTCAACAATGTTCTCTATATCTCGCTCTCTATACgtaaatacctatattaaagACATATTTTGTTTTGGTTTTTATACATTCGTATGTTTTATACATATTTGAGTGTCTTCTTAGAGTGATTCTTACGATACACTTTATGAGCTTGGCTTATTACAATGATAAGCATGTGGATCATCAAGTTTGGACTCACCACAATAAACACGTGGATTGCAGGCAAGCAACCGAATCTCGATAATAAATATTGTGTTCATCTCTTGCCATGAGTGGTTTGCCTTCCAAGTTAATCTTGTTAATACATTTAAATATCATATCTCATAGTTTACATCATCTTGTGTAGAGTGATCTTTTTCTTGTAGTAAAATCCTTTACATGCTACTTAGTGAGAAGTAAATTGGAACTATATCAAGACATAAGCTTTCACATATATTACGTTGACTCTAGTTGTTTTGTTAAGTTTTATCATAATACTTGTGTGTAGGGTATTCACTCCCTCTAGCTATCTAGGTCCTATGACACGACATCGAATATGTGTGTGGTAAGAATTTAGTATAGAATTTTTAGCCACAACGCCATGGTGTATGGTATGCATCGAACGGGTGGCACCAGACATATTCAATAAGAGCATGTAAACTTTGCACTTTACTTATTTAGCTTTATACCTCATCGAAATTGTCCGGTGTGGCATTGGGTGCCACACCAGAGATAAAACATAAAAGAGATGGTAAAACTACATAATTCGATCCTAAACGCATCGAATGTGTCCGGTGACTTGTTTGGTGCACACATGACTCATTTTTTACCATTAAGAAAGTGGCCATTTAAACAATATCGACGTGTTTGGTACCCCTGATTTCTATGAGCGGGGTTATAACAGCTAGATTTCTTTGAGATGCTATAAACACATCCTATGGTTAGCTTTGGTCATCATCCCACGACCTCTAGCACCTATATACACATCTTGAGGAATGAGAAACATACTCCACTTAGTTTGATCATATAGTTTATCACTTGAGTGAGATTGGGGCGCTTCTAGTGTGTTGTGTTGTGTTGTGTAGTGTTCATGTGTCTTATGGTACTAGTAGAGTGAGTTGAACTAGCTCTACTCCTACACCTATTACTCTTGGTGATTATCTCCTAAACGATCTAATGATTGCGGGATCATTAATCATTTATTGGTGATTGTTATCAGCTCTACACAATATGATTTACATCATATTGTGTAGAGTGATCTTTTTCTTGTAGTAAATCCTTTACACGCTACTTAGTGAGAAGTAAATTGGAACTATATCAAGACATAAGCTTTCACATATATTAGCTTGACTCTAGTTGTTTTGCTAAGTTTTATCAGAATACTTGTGTGTAgggtattcaccccctctagctaTCTAGGTCCTATGACACGACATCGAATATGTGTATGGTAAGAATTTAGTATAGAGTTTTTAGCCACAACGCCATGGTGTATGGTATGCATCGAACGGGTGGCACCAAACATTTCCAGTGAGAGCATGTAAACTTTGCACTTTACTTCTTTAGCTTTATATATACCTCATTGGGTGCCACACCAAATAGGAAACATAAAAGAGATGGTAAAACTACATAATTCGATCCTGAACGCACCAAATGTGTTCGGTGACTTGTTTGGTGCACACATGACTCATTTTTTACCATTAAGAAAGTGGACATTTAAACGATGTCGACGTGTTTGGTGCCCTTGATTTCTAGGAGCGGGGTTATAACAGCTAGATTTCTTTGAGATGCTATAAACACACCCTCTGGTTAACTTTGGTCGTCATCCCACGACCTCTAGCACCTATATACACATCTTGAGGATTAAGAAACACACTCCACTCAGTTTGATCATATAGTTTATCACTTGAGTGAGATTGGGGGGCTTCTAGTGTGTTGTGTAGTGTTCATGTGTCTTATGGTACTAGTAGAGTCACTTGAACTGGTTCTACTCCTACACCTATTACTCTTGGTGATTATCTCCTAAATGATCTAATGATTGTGGGATCGTTAAGCAGCTATTGGTGATTGTTATCGGCACTAATCGTTCTCTGTGAGGGGCTCTTATACTCATTCATATAGAAGATTCGTGAAGAAGATCTCTAGTAAATAGTGGCTTATTGAAGTGTCACTCTAGTGTGATACTTATGGCGTtatttttgttgttgttgttgagcCCTCTTCGGTTTGTTGGCTAGTATCCAATACCACTTCTATTTAGGTGTTCATGAGAAGCTCACTATGAATATATTGGTCTTTAGCAAACTTTTGCAAGCTAATGGTGAGATGATCCTTTTCCAACTTAAGCTTCTTAATTTCTTCTCTTAGCTTATCCCGTAACATAATCACTAATTTTGTTCTCTATGACATTATCACCTTTGGTTGTTAGTTTTTTCAAGTTTCTATTGTCTTTCTCATTCTCATTATTGAATTTCTCACATCAAGTGGCTAACCACTTGATTGCCTTTCTAATAGATCCTTGCTTAATGCTTCCCATAACCAAATCATCACATAACATAGATATATTAGTCTTAATAACATAGTTAATGGTATCATGTATTTCTCTAGATAAAAGTTCATATGCAGTATCAAGACTATCATAGTTAACCGTGACACTAGTGTACTCTTCTTTTAGTCGTTAAATCTAGTGTTAAGATCATATCAAGATTATCATGTGTTTCTTTAAGTTCTATTAATGAGGTTTTTAAGTTTCTCAAGGGTGGATGCTACAATTTTGTTTTTTTATCGCTAAGCTCATCACTAGTTTCTTCCCGCTACGTACATATTTTGTAAGAAGAGATTTGTTATCATATTTTGTATTTTTATTTTAGGTCTTTTCTTCCTTACGATTTGTTTGTACTCATTTAGCGAAGCTACTAGCCCATCATGACAAGGTATATTAAAATACTCGTCACTATCCCTACCATTACTACTATCACTGTTTTATACCTTTCGATCACTCTTATCCATAAGACACATACATGTCGAGGATGATTATAATTATTGTGGAGGAAGAGAAGCACCAACAAAAAGCTCGAACACCTTCTCTTAGAAATATGAGACCGTTCGCAACGGATGCCTCTACGCCGCGCCCTTGCCGGCATAGGGGTGATAGTAGCCCACAAGGAGCAGCGACGACGCCCCCACACGACCCTGCCCCTACACGGCAGAAGACCTCCCCCATTCCTGTTATGCACTCTAACACCATTTGCCTATCAATTTATgtgtccacgagtaattgttagtggaTGAAAAATTGACAACGAGTGAAAATGTAGGGCTAGGAAATGATATTTTATGGTCGTAGTGGAGTATAGATAGAGTATTTATAGTGAAACGCTGCAGAAGATGGAAACGTAAAATAAACTGTTGCGAACAATTTGAAACACTTGATGATTCAGTATAAGTGAAACAATCACCAATAATATAAGCCATGTAGTATCTATGTGATGTGACCGTCTAGTAATACCTCAATCTTGTTTCGTACATCCGTATAATTCAGGTTAGATGGAAATAAAAATTTAGCACTGTTGTAATACAACAGACACAATAACTGATGTTGGACAATTACATAAACTAATCTTTTCTAATAGTAGTTCTTTTCTTATTATATCTGAGAACATAAAATACTCACTCACTCCGTTCTAAAAAAAATGTCGTTTCGTTTGACTTTTTTGACATTAAATTTTATCGTCAcatcttattcaaaatatttatgaaAATGTAAAAAAATGTAGTTCATAGCTGTAAATTATATAATAAACTAAATGAAAATAAAGATAGACGATAATTATAAGTCGGTCAAACTTTATAAAAAAAGCCAAACGACATCTTTGTGTTACGGAGGGAGTGGCTCTTTTGCGGATGCATTGGCAGTTCTGCTTGCCTTCGTCGCACCGCACGCACTGATTGGTCCAGCAGCCCTCCAGCGGATCGTCCCTTCGGAACCCGCAACCAACCTCTCATCCAACCGTCCATCATTCTGCCGATCGGACCGTCCATTGGACTCACACGCGGATCGACGGGCCCACCCACACGGATTTAAAAGGATCCCGCCGCGGTTGCATTTGGCACTCATACATTTCGACTCTCAACTCCCAAGGTCCCTTTTTTTTTCTCGATCTGGAAGCGCCGCAGTAGCAGCCATGGACGTGAGCGGAGCAGGCGGTAAGGCGAAGAAGGGCGCGGCGGGGCGCAAGGCCGGCGGGCCGACGAAGAAGTCGGTGTCGCGGTCCTCCAGGGCCGGGCTGCAGTTCCCCGTCAGCCGCGTCGGGCGGTACCTCAAAAAGGGCCGGTACGCGCAGCGTGTAGGCACGGGTGCCCCCGTCTACCTCGCCGCCGTCCTGGAGTACCTCGCGGCCGAGGTGCTCGAGCTCGCCGGCAACGCGGCAAGGGACAACAAGAAGACGCGCATCATCCCGCGCCACGTGCTCCTCGCCATCCGCAACGACGAGGAGCTCGGCAAGCTGCTGGCCGGCGTCACCATCGCCCACGGCGGCGTCCTCCCCAACATCCACACTGTGCTCCTCCCCAAGAAGGTGGCCGAGAAGGCGGCCAAGGAGCCCAAGAAGGCCGCTAAGTCCCCCAAGAAGGCGTAGAGTGATCTCCTGTCTTAGAACAATATTACCATTAGCAATCGTGCAGTTAGACTAGATCATGTTTAGTGTAGATCCGCAATGTTCTTGTCCCTGCAGCCATCTGGAACGGTTTATCTAGTACATCCGTGCACTTTCCTTGCTAATTGCAAAAAAAGCGGTCTAATCTTTTGTTTCGTTTCTTGCGTACATTTGCGATTTATGCTCGTTAATACACTTATTAATatcacaagaaggggaagaaaaggAAGACTGTCATGCGTGTGTTGCATAACTGGAGCACGATCTGCATCAACGAAAGAGGCATCCATCACTCGTTAATGCAGATCGTGCTTGAAATTGGCAACCGTCTGCAtgacacatgaaagagacatgctgCTGAAGATGTAATCGCTCAAATTATTCAGTTGGATATCAAACCTCCCTTTTGATGCGAAAATAAAGGAATGGGTGATTGGTTAAGAGAATACAGCCGCAAAAGAATCCTATTTTCTCTCTCTAGCGTGTAGGAGATCTGCGTTGCAATAGGGCATCTTCACTGATTTACTATCAAAATTGGATGGAAAGTGGAATATGATTCTTGTGGGTGCTGAAAATGGTTTTAACTGCTTAATTCCAACCAGAAGGCGCAACTCAGGTTTAGTTCCATTTTTTGGTAACATTTTAATTAAGGATGGGGTAGGCAGCTTGATGAATCCATGAACTGCATCTTGATTCGCTGGGTATGAATTTCACTGCTGGTTATACTGGCCCATAAGAATGTATTGGTCTCTAGCCTTGGGTGATGATTCTGTAATGTGCGAAGGCCCAGTAAtatagctctctctctctcgtttcaAATCTGTCTAGAATTCAAGCCAGATGGGGTGGATGATGCAAAGCTGCTGTTGCATTCAGTTTTGCATGGCGTCGAGCCACGGTTGCGGCTGCGGCTGGCGCGGCCGGCACGACGTGGCTTTGGCTGGCGTGACTGCGACGGGCTATGTCGATGGTGGTCGTGGCTGGGTGCCACCGTCTCTGGCCGTTCTGGCCTGGAGAGGCTGGAGAGGCTGGAGCGGGACCTCATCTCGTCTACACTAGCATCGGCTAGTGGCTCGGACTAGCGCAGCATCGCCCCAAAATCATCATTGTGCGGGACGATGGGTCCGCGGCGACGACGGAGGCAGCTTGCTGTGTCTCGAGGTTTCGGCCAGACGCTGTGCTGAGGGCTCTTGGGCGAAAGTCTCGGCGACGGTGACGCACATGGGCGCCGCTTCCCCTGTTGAGGGCATCGCATCCCCAACACTATCTTCCTTGGGTGAAAGCCCGGTCCATCACGGACAGGCGACAGTGGCGTCACGCTGACGTCGCTCCCTTCCCGTAGGCGTCGCTTCTGAAGTTCGTCTCGGCCACGGCTTTGCCTTCGGCTATTGCTTCGCTTCTCGACGCCTGGTATGCGGGTGGAGGTGGGGTTTTGCAACGTGAAGTTGGAGCTGCTATGTCAGGGGATGTGGCTCAACAATAACATGAGGCGAACCTCCCTTCTTTGTGGTCCAGAATGTTTCGAAGGTCGGGCAAAAACCGGAGGCAGAGCGGAGGGTCAAGATTAGAAGTCGGAGCTGCTCTGTGCCTTGAGTCCGGCAACAATGACCTGTTGAGACCTTTCGCTTCGGGCTGTCTATCTGCTTTTCGTTTGGTTTGTCTGTCGGCTGCTTTGGGAAGTCGGAGTTGCTGGATGCTCTGCATTCTTGCTTGACAACGATGACCCTTAGCAGTTTTATATGCTCTCGTGTGGGGTTGCCGCTGCCTGTGTTTGTTTGGGCACTCTGTGTCGGCGGTGAGTGTGGTGCCGTGTTGATATCCCAATCCAACCGGCGAGTTAAGTTGTATGGTGTCGGCGTGTTGATGTCCCAATCCAACCGCCTTTTGTTTGTTGTTTAGTCTGATCCGGACCACTTCTTTATTAATATAATCGGCAGCTCTCCTGCCTGGTTCGTTTAAAAAAAATTGTGGTAGCG is a genomic window of Zea mays cultivar B73 chromosome 5, Zm-B73-REFERENCE-NAM-5.0, whole genome shotgun sequence containing:
- the LOC100276942 gene encoding uncharacterized protein LOC100276942, with product MQMTRLEDLTPAPSMEHSSRPTLGFPLGTALLLLVIFALSGMFSCCYHWDKLRALLRSRHPDMFLEAEEHTAVSVASSSPPRKAVSGHKLERSGEERGVPVIIMPGDKVPKFLAMARPSPRGPEAAAEKTTECRDHQEPSVSICIHDESTVSC
- the LOC100273269 gene encoding Histone H2A — encoded protein: MDVSGAGGKAKKGAAGRKAGGPTKKSVSRSSRAGLQFPVSRVGRYLKKGRYAQRVGTGAPVYLAAVLEYLAAEVLELAGNAARDNKKTRIIPRHVLLAIRNDEELGKLLAGVTIAHGGVLPNIHTVLLPKKVAEKAAKEPKKAAKSPKKA